From Macrobrachium nipponense isolate FS-2020 chromosome 48, ASM1510439v2, whole genome shotgun sequence, a single genomic window includes:
- the LOC135205150 gene encoding serine/threonine-protein kinase rio2-like, whose product MDVCKPWAKEDADEISTETDIDVTELEEDVVEPEEENRRDLEKETEAKEMDEEENNDATEIEEEDLPDPDEEDLPKAEEMDSHKTEKEEDNKVLEEEDEEEEERRSSTDQELKDVENFDNQLEDKIETEETRKEVVEGSIGKDEKEETVPPHEEEQARGPEESIVMTEEVAGNLPCANMPKILPEEKMVALWMTLK is encoded by the exons ATGGACGTTTGCAAGCCTTG GGCTAAAGAAGATGCAGACGAGATCTCGACTGAAACGGATATTGATGTGACAGAGTTGGAAGAAGACGTAGTTGAGCCAGAAGAAGAGAATAGGCGAGACTTAGAGAAAGAGACTGAGGCAAAGGAAATGGACGAAGAAGAAAATAACGATGCAACTGAGATCGAAGAAGAGGACTTGCCTGACCCAGACGAAGAGGACTTGCCCAAGGCAGAAGAAATGGACTCTCATAAGACTGAAAAAGAAGAGGATAATAAAGTCCtggaagaggaagatgaagaggaagaggagaggaggag TTCGACAGATCAAGAACTAAAAGATGTAGAGAACTTCGACAATCAGCTAGAAGACAAAATAGAGACAGAGGAAACCAGGAAAGAAGTTGTAGAAGGAAGCATAGGtaaagacgaaaaagaagaaactGTTCCTCCTCATGAAGAGGAGCAGGCTCGTGGTCCTGAAGAATCTATAGTAATGACTGAGGAAGTGGCAGGAAATTTGCCGTGTGCTAACATGCCGAAGATTCTTCCTGAGGAGAAGATGGTGGCCCTGTGGATGActctaaaatga